A genomic stretch from Croceibacterium aestuarii includes:
- a CDS encoding dihydroorotase: MKQTRPLTITGGRLVLPGGVAPGAIRCVDGAIAAVGDLAPEDGDEIVDARGLLVAPALVDFGVFAIDKPAFHFGGIARAALMPDRSPPLDRPSAVRFAAQSGKPDLWVHPLAAATVGLEGTHLAELALMRDAGAKAVATGRNWIADSGTMLRLLQYAAMLDLVVVSHVEDGGLTGNAATTAGEMASRLGLPSAPAEAEALAAARDIALAEMSGARLHLRQVTTAAALELVRAAKARGVAVTAGVTPAHFMLSDLALQDFRTFARLSPPLRCEADRQAVVAAIAEGTIDVIASGHDPRGPEDKRLPFADAEPGMAGAESLLPLTLTLVRDGVISMERAFDLLAGEPARLLGVAAGELKADCEADLALMDPERPWILDSAMMEATAGNTPFDKQPVQGRATALWKGGVRIDD; this comes from the coding sequence ATGAAGCAGACGCGCCCGCTGACGATTACCGGCGGCAGGCTGGTGCTTCCCGGCGGCGTCGCTCCCGGCGCGATCCGTTGTGTCGACGGAGCGATCGCCGCTGTTGGCGACCTCGCCCCCGAGGACGGCGACGAAATCGTCGATGCGCGCGGATTGTTGGTTGCCCCGGCGCTGGTCGATTTCGGGGTCTTCGCGATCGACAAGCCGGCGTTCCACTTCGGCGGCATCGCCCGCGCGGCGCTGATGCCCGACCGTTCGCCGCCGCTCGACCGGCCCTCGGCCGTGCGCTTCGCGGCGCAGAGCGGCAAGCCCGACTTGTGGGTCCACCCGCTCGCCGCTGCCACCGTCGGCCTCGAGGGCACGCACCTCGCCGAACTGGCGCTGATGCGCGATGCCGGGGCGAAGGCGGTGGCGACCGGGCGCAACTGGATCGCCGACAGCGGCACCATGCTGCGCCTGCTGCAATATGCCGCGATGCTCGACTTGGTGGTCGTGAGCCATGTCGAGGACGGCGGGCTGACCGGCAATGCGGCGACGACGGCAGGAGAAATGGCCAGCCGGCTCGGACTGCCGAGCGCGCCGGCCGAGGCCGAAGCGCTCGCCGCGGCGCGCGACATCGCGCTGGCCGAGATGAGCGGTGCACGGCTGCACTTGCGGCAGGTGACCACCGCCGCGGCGCTCGAGTTGGTGCGCGCGGCCAAGGCGCGCGGCGTCGCGGTGACCGCCGGCGTGACCCCGGCGCACTTCATGCTTTCCGACCTCGCGCTGCAGGACTTCCGCACGTTCGCCCGCCTTTCGCCGCCGCTGCGCTGCGAAGCCGACAGGCAGGCGGTGGTCGCGGCCATCGCCGAGGGCACGATCGACGTCATCGCCAGCGGTCACGATCCGCGCGGGCCCGAAGACAAGCGCTTGCCTTTCGCCGATGCCGAGCCGGGCATGGCCGGGGCCGAGAGCCTGCTGCCCTTGACCCTCACGCTGGTGCGCGACGGGGTTATCTCGATGGAGCGCGCCTTCGATCTGCTGGCGGGCGAGCCTGCTCGCCTGCTCGGGGTTGCGGCGGGCGAACTGAAGGCGGACTGCGAGGCCGACCTGGCGCTGATGGATCCCGAACGCCCCTGGATACTCGATTCGGCGATGATGGAAGCGACCGCCGGCAATACCCCGTTCGACAAGCAGCCGGTTCAGGGCCGCGCCACCGCATTGTGGAAGGGCGGGGTGAGGATCGACGATTGA
- the serS gene encoding serine--tRNA ligase, protein MHDLRAIRENPEAFDAGLAARGAEPAAARILDLDERRRAVTTRVQDAQARRNEASKAIGAAMGRGEVELAEELKLEVGELKNTLPALEDEGKALGEELDALLAGLPNLPDPSVPQGADETENVEEARWGQQRNFDFDPKEHADLGPPLGLEFDTAAEMSGARFTFLRGPMARLERALGQFMLDQQTGERGYTECIPPLLVRDEGMFGTGQLPKFAEDLFKTTDGRWLIPTAEVSLTNSVREQILDDLSTPIRLTALTPCFRSEAGAAGKDTRGYIRQHQFSKVELVAICRDEDHEAEHEHMVRSAELVLEALDLPYRKMLLCTGDMGFGARKTFDLEVWLPGQGAYREISSVSWCGEFQARRMNARYRPDGEKGTRFVHTLNGSGLAVGRTLVAVLENYQEADGSVRVPQALMPYVGGLDRLVPDS, encoded by the coding sequence ATGCACGACCTGCGCGCCATTCGCGAAAACCCAGAAGCCTTCGACGCCGGCCTAGCCGCACGCGGGGCCGAGCCTGCCGCTGCCCGCATTCTCGATCTGGACGAGCGGCGCCGGGCCGTGACCACCCGCGTGCAGGACGCGCAGGCCCGGCGCAACGAGGCGAGCAAGGCGATCGGCGCGGCGATGGGCCGCGGCGAGGTCGAGCTGGCCGAGGAGCTCAAGCTCGAGGTCGGCGAGCTCAAGAACACCCTCCCCGCGCTCGAAGACGAGGGCAAGGCGCTGGGCGAAGAACTCGACGCGCTGCTCGCCGGCTTGCCCAACCTGCCCGATCCGAGCGTGCCCCAAGGTGCCGACGAAACCGAGAACGTCGAGGAGGCGCGCTGGGGCCAGCAACGTAACTTCGACTTTGATCCTAAGGAACACGCAGACCTCGGCCCGCCGCTCGGGCTCGAGTTCGACACCGCGGCGGAAATGAGCGGCGCGCGCTTCACCTTCCTGCGCGGGCCGATGGCGCGGCTCGAACGCGCGCTCGGCCAGTTCATGCTCGACCAGCAGACCGGGGAGCGGGGCTATACCGAATGCATCCCGCCGCTGCTGGTACGCGACGAGGGGATGTTTGGCACCGGGCAGCTGCCGAAGTTCGCCGAGGATCTGTTCAAGACGACCGACGGCCGCTGGCTCATCCCCACTGCCGAGGTCAGCCTGACCAACTCGGTGCGCGAGCAGATTCTCGACGATCTTTCCACACCGATCCGTCTCACCGCCCTCACCCCGTGCTTCCGCTCCGAGGCCGGCGCGGCGGGCAAGGACACGCGCGGCTATATCCGCCAGCACCAGTTCTCCAAGGTCGAACTGGTCGCTATCTGCCGCGACGAGGACCACGAGGCCGAGCACGAGCACATGGTCCGCTCGGCCGAACTGGTGCTCGAAGCGCTCGATCTGCCTTATCGCAAGATGCTGCTGTGCACCGGCGACATGGGTTTCGGCGCACGCAAGACCTTCGACCTCGAAGTCTGGCTGCCCGGCCAGGGCGCCTACCGCGAGATCAGCAGTGTGAGCTGGTGCGGCGAGTTCCAGGCGCGGCGAATGAACGCCCGCTATCGGCCGGATGGCGAAAAGGGCACGCGTTTCGTCCACACGCTCAACGGCTCGGGCCTCGCGGTCGGACGGACGCTCGTCGCGGTGCTGGAGAACTATCAGGAAGCCGATGGCTCGGTTCGTGTTCCCCAGGCCCTGATGCCGTATGTGGGCGGCCTTGATCGCCTCGTCCCCGACTCGTAA
- a CDS encoding ParA family protein: MRVLALASQKGGSGKTTLSGHLAVQAQRAGAGPVVLIDIDPQGSLADWWNEREAEYPAFAHTTVARLANDLATLRQQGFKLAVIDTPPAITMAIQSVISVAELIVVPTRPSPHDLRAVGATVDLCERAGKPLIFVVNAATPKAKITSEAAVALSQHGTVAPITLHHRTDFAASMIDGRTVMEVEPEGRSAQEVAALWHYIADRLERNFRRTVFAAPNSVSQMPGSHRPQGGFGRRVAQ; this comes from the coding sequence TTGCGCGTTTTGGCATTGGCTTCGCAAAAGGGTGGATCGGGCAAGACCACGCTCTCCGGGCACCTCGCAGTCCAGGCGCAGCGCGCCGGGGCGGGACCGGTTGTTCTCATCGATATCGATCCTCAGGGATCGCTGGCCGACTGGTGGAACGAGCGCGAGGCGGAATATCCGGCCTTCGCCCATACCACGGTAGCGCGGCTGGCGAACGACCTCGCGACCTTGCGGCAGCAGGGTTTCAAGCTCGCCGTCATCGACACGCCTCCGGCGATCACCATGGCCATCCAGTCGGTCATCTCGGTGGCCGAACTTATCGTCGTTCCGACCCGGCCGAGTCCGCACGACCTGCGCGCCGTCGGCGCCACGGTCGATCTGTGCGAACGTGCCGGAAAGCCGCTGATCTTCGTCGTCAACGCAGCCACGCCGAAAGCCAAGATCACCTCTGAAGCCGCCGTCGCGCTGTCCCAGCACGGCACCGTGGCCCCGATCACCCTTCACCACCGCACCGATTTCGCCGCCTCGATGATCGACGGCCGCACGGTCATGGAAGTCGAGCCCGAGGGGCGCAGCGCGCAGGAAGTCGCGGCGCTGTGGCACTATATCGCCGACCGGCTCGAGCGGAATTTCCGCCGCACCGTCTTCGCTGCGCCGAACAGCGTGTCGCAGATGCCGGGCTCGCACCGCCCGCAGGGTGGCTTCGGCCGCCGGGTCGCACAGTAA
- a CDS encoding SPOR domain-containing protein, with amino-acid sequence MIATVKRTGWAGIAAAALLAAGPALADVKTGVDAWSRGDYALAVREWQGPAAAGDADAMFNLAQAYRLGRGVPTDPRKAEALYARAAAAGHIKAADTYGLMLFQDGRREAALPYIQAAALRGDPRSQYLLGIAHFNGDIVPKDWVRAYALLTMANSQGLPQAASALAQMDESIPLVQRQQAAGLAVQMQRDAEAQRGRALASADLGAGGAAPGANTPAPQSVPPAAASRLPRPVATTAVSPSVAAARAALAQAAQATGTESPAEAGASFARAAPVAAPRAEVAAAERKAPVPAAPAAPRAVAGNRTGPWRVQLGAFSVAGNAERLWSQLSGRSEIAGRQRLLVPAGRVTKLLAAGYSTQAEADAACRSLKRAGQDCLVTR; translated from the coding sequence ATGATTGCGACAGTGAAGCGGACGGGTTGGGCAGGCATTGCCGCTGCGGCGCTGCTTGCGGCTGGCCCGGCGCTCGCCGACGTCAAGACCGGCGTCGATGCCTGGAGCCGCGGCGACTACGCCCTGGCGGTGCGCGAATGGCAAGGGCCGGCCGCGGCGGGCGATGCCGACGCGATGTTCAACCTTGCCCAGGCCTATCGCCTTGGACGTGGCGTCCCGACCGACCCGCGGAAGGCCGAGGCGCTCTATGCGCGCGCCGCGGCGGCCGGCCACATCAAGGCCGCCGATACCTATGGTCTGATGCTGTTCCAGGACGGACGGCGCGAAGCGGCCTTGCCCTACATCCAGGCGGCCGCCTTGCGCGGGGACCCGCGTTCGCAATATCTGCTCGGCATAGCTCACTTCAACGGCGACATCGTGCCCAAGGACTGGGTCAGGGCCTATGCCCTGCTGACGATGGCCAACAGCCAGGGCCTGCCGCAAGCTGCCTCGGCGCTGGCGCAGATGGACGAGAGCATTCCGCTGGTGCAGCGCCAGCAGGCGGCCGGGCTGGCGGTGCAGATGCAGCGCGACGCCGAAGCCCAGCGCGGACGGGCGCTCGCCTCGGCCGACCTTGGCGCGGGTGGCGCCGCTCCGGGCGCGAATACGCCGGCGCCTCAGAGCGTGCCGCCTGCCGCTGCCTCCCGTCTGCCGAGGCCCGTCGCCACGACGGCGGTATCGCCCTCGGTCGCCGCCGCCCGCGCGGCGCTGGCGCAGGCCGCCCAGGCCACCGGAACCGAAAGCCCCGCCGAAGCCGGCGCCTCGTTTGCCCGCGCTGCACCGGTTGCGGCGCCGAGGGCAGAGGTTGCTGCCGCCGAACGCAAGGCGCCGGTGCCTGCCGCTCCGGCTGCCCCGCGCGCTGTGGCCGGCAACCGCACCGGTCCGTGGCGGGTCCAGCTCGGCGCGTTCTCCGTCGCGGGCAATGCCGAGCGGCTGTGGTCGCAGCTCAGCGGGCGCAGCGAGATCGCCGGACGCCAGCGATTGCTGGTCCCTGCCGGGCGGGTCACCAAGCTGCTTGCCGCGGGCTATTCCACGCAGGCCGAAGCCGATGCCGCCTGTCGAAGCCTGAAGCGCGCCGGTCAGGATTGCCTTGTCACGCGCTAG
- a CDS encoding tetratricopeptide repeat protein: MNQARYRKGIDTMHTTSRIGRAISPKLGLAITSAMGAVLLAGCATGSAPRADLSASKAQSALAEGKTDKAIANAEAAVEAEPRNAAYRAMLGSAYLEAGRFASASTSFNDAMALGDNSARTALSLALALSGEARYNDAVAVLNDWDDAIAPADLGLAYALAGQPQRGVQVMSQAIRAGYNTPKIRQNLAYAYALSGQWREARVMAAQDVPADQVGDRMQEWATMAQPEAWQQRVASLIGAPAGVQDAGQPVSLALANTPSVQQLAAEASAYAGREQDASELPAVSAGRSAGVAYQDYPAQSIERPDDFQAAFATLAPAGGSLAQVAQDAVRFVQEPVVQTVALRQGAALKPAYAAAAKKSDGSHLVQLGSFASEQGARRAWGIYAKRYPELAGHEMVVTEALVKGKRYWRVSAAGYGLAGAQAMCGQVKNRGNACFAYAQDRPLPGAIDTGVRMAMR; the protein is encoded by the coding sequence ATGAACCAGGCGAGATACCGCAAGGGGATCGATACCATGCACACGACCAGCCGCATCGGCCGGGCGATCAGCCCGAAACTGGGATTGGCCATCACCAGCGCAATGGGCGCGGTTCTCCTCGCGGGCTGCGCCACCGGCTCCGCCCCGCGCGCCGACCTCTCGGCAAGCAAGGCGCAATCCGCGCTCGCGGAAGGCAAGACCGACAAGGCTATCGCCAACGCGGAAGCCGCGGTCGAGGCCGAACCGCGCAACGCCGCCTACCGCGCGATGCTGGGCTCGGCCTACCTCGAGGCCGGCCGCTTCGCGTCGGCTTCGACCAGTTTCAACGACGCGATGGCGCTGGGCGACAACTCGGCGCGCACCGCGCTGAGTCTCGCGCTCGCCCTGTCGGGCGAGGCCCGCTACAACGACGCCGTGGCCGTGCTCAACGACTGGGACGACGCCATCGCCCCGGCCGACCTCGGCCTCGCCTATGCCCTCGCCGGGCAGCCGCAGCGCGGCGTGCAGGTCATGTCTCAGGCCATCCGCGCAGGCTACAACACGCCGAAAATCCGTCAGAACCTCGCCTATGCCTACGCGCTCTCGGGGCAATGGCGCGAAGCGCGCGTCATGGCCGCGCAGGACGTACCGGCCGATCAGGTCGGCGACCGTATGCAGGAATGGGCGACGATGGCCCAGCCCGAAGCCTGGCAGCAGCGCGTCGCCTCGCTGATCGGCGCGCCGGCCGGGGTGCAGGACGCCGGCCAGCCGGTATCGCTGGCGCTCGCCAACACGCCGTCGGTGCAGCAGCTTGCCGCCGAGGCCTCGGCCTACGCCGGCCGCGAGCAGGACGCCAGCGAACTTCCCGCCGTGTCGGCAGGCCGGTCCGCCGGCGTTGCCTACCAGGATTATCCGGCGCAGAGCATCGAGCGGCCCGACGACTTCCAGGCCGCCTTCGCCACGCTGGCGCCCGCGGGCGGTTCGCTCGCCCAGGTTGCGCAGGACGCGGTCCGCTTCGTCCAGGAGCCGGTCGTCCAGACCGTGGCCTTGCGCCAGGGCGCCGCGCTGAAACCGGCCTATGCCGCAGCGGCAAAGAAGTCCGACGGCTCGCACCTCGTCCAGCTCGGCAGCTTCGCCAGCGAACAGGGCGCGCGCCGCGCCTGGGGCATCTACGCCAAGCGCTACCCCGAACTGGCCGGGCACGAGATGGTCGTCACCGAGGCGCTGGTGAAGGGCAAGCGTTACTGGCGCGTCTCCGCCGCCGGCTACGGCCTCGCCGGTGCGCAGGCCATGTGCGGTCAGGTCAAGAACCGCGGCAACGCCTGCTTCGCCTACGCCCAGGACCGGCCTCTGCCCGGAGCGATAGATACCGGCGTGCGGATGGCGATGCGCTGA
- a CDS encoding SDR family NAD(P)-dependent oxidoreductase — MASGKTALITGAASGIGAACAQALAERGATRLVLVDRDEAALRALELATEDVLHVTGDVADPALWEEVEALAGPLDHAVLNAGIGLGGPIAELSFETWRALMAVNLDGMFLSLRTAMRLANDNAALVLTASAAGIKPEAGNAAYAASKAAVIQLAKVAAKEGASRGIRVNAIAPGGVDTPIWDAMPFFAGLVEQHGGDRAAAIAAMGKGSAPLGRFATAEEIAAQVAFLLSDEAATITGTVLVSDGGYSL, encoded by the coding sequence ATGGCTAGCGGCAAGACCGCCCTGATAACCGGTGCCGCCTCGGGCATCGGCGCGGCCTGCGCGCAGGCCCTGGCGGAACGCGGTGCAACTCGGCTCGTGCTGGTCGACCGCGACGAGGCCGCCCTGCGCGCGCTCGAGCTGGCGACCGAGGATGTGCTTCACGTCACCGGCGACGTCGCCGATCCCGCGCTGTGGGAAGAAGTCGAGGCGCTGGCCGGTCCGCTCGACCACGCCGTGCTCAACGCCGGAATCGGGCTCGGCGGGCCGATTGCGGAACTCTCGTTCGAGACATGGCGCGCGCTGATGGCAGTCAATCTCGACGGCATGTTCCTCTCGCTGCGCACGGCGATGCGGCTGGCCAACGACAACGCCGCCCTCGTGCTCACCGCCTCGGCCGCCGGGATCAAGCCCGAGGCCGGAAATGCCGCCTACGCGGCCTCGAAAGCGGCGGTGATCCAGCTCGCCAAGGTGGCGGCCAAGGAAGGTGCGTCCCGCGGCATTCGCGTCAACGCCATCGCCCCGGGCGGCGTCGATACTCCGATCTGGGACGCGATGCCGTTCTTCGCCGGACTGGTCGAGCAGCACGGCGGCGACCGCGCCGCGGCCATCGCCGCGATGGGCAAGGGCAGCGCGCCGCTCGGACGCTTCGCCACCGCCGAAGAAATCGCCGCCCAGGTCGCTTTCCTGCTGTCCGACGAAGCAGCGACGATCACCGGCACGGTACTGGTCAGCGACGGCGGCTATTCGCTCTAG
- the sppA gene encoding signal peptide peptidase SppA, with amino-acid sequence MSFARKVWHLLVAIKDGLSLVFLLLFFWALFAVLSNRPSPAAVRDGALLLDLSGSVVEEVQNVPPFESLLSSALPDRQFAARDVIRAIDEAAKDKRIKAIALDLTTFLGGGHVQMQEIGEAMDRFRTAKKPIFAYAVAYSDDSMLLAAHASEVWVDPMGGVAVRGPGGSNLYYGDLLKRFDVKAHVFRVGTYKAAVEPYIRNDMSPEAKSNIQPVIDSVWQEWLANVKQARPKARLGYLDGDMVAWAKATGGDMAKAALDAGLADKIGTREEWGAHVAEVAGKDEWDDSPGAFANTDYDTWLADIGDGSDGMRSLTGNKPIGVITIAGDISDGNAGPGEAGAARIAKLLDDALDDDLAALVVRVDSPGGTITGSEAIRRAILRQKAKGIPVAVSMGSYAASGGYWVSTPADRIFAEPETITGSIGVFGVVPSFEGLLADYGVSTDGVKTTPLSGQPDILGGLTPEAEAMLQSTVEFSYGRFVSLVAKSRKLSPERVDEIAQGQVWDGGTARQLGLVDQFGDLDTALEWAAKKAGLKDGAWHARYLSAPPSPFDAFVAGLMRGGGTSQAALPRDIFGYLAGQQAGLDRRMFGDLATLVSMRGLQARCLECPVAAADERPRAVTAQARSLLARLLLD; translated from the coding sequence ATGAGTTTCGCGCGCAAGGTCTGGCATCTGCTCGTCGCCATCAAGGACGGGCTCAGCCTCGTTTTCCTGCTGCTGTTCTTCTGGGCCCTCTTCGCGGTGCTGAGCAATCGCCCGAGCCCCGCGGCGGTGCGCGACGGCGCGTTGCTGCTCGACCTCAGCGGATCGGTGGTCGAGGAAGTCCAGAACGTGCCGCCGTTCGAAAGCCTGCTGAGCAGCGCGCTCCCCGACCGGCAATTCGCCGCTCGCGACGTGATCCGGGCCATCGACGAGGCGGCCAAGGACAAGCGGATCAAAGCCATTGCGCTCGACCTGACCACCTTTCTCGGCGGCGGGCACGTGCAAATGCAGGAAATCGGCGAAGCGATGGACCGCTTCCGCACCGCGAAAAAGCCGATCTTCGCCTATGCCGTAGCCTATTCCGACGATTCGATGCTGCTCGCGGCGCACGCCAGCGAGGTCTGGGTCGACCCGATGGGCGGGGTCGCGGTGCGCGGGCCGGGTGGCAGCAACCTCTACTACGGCGACCTGCTCAAGCGCTTCGACGTCAAGGCGCACGTGTTCCGCGTCGGCACCTATAAGGCCGCGGTCGAACCCTACATTCGCAACGACATGTCGCCCGAAGCGAAGAGCAATATCCAGCCGGTGATCGATTCGGTGTGGCAGGAATGGCTCGCGAACGTGAAGCAGGCGCGGCCCAAGGCCCGGCTCGGTTACCTCGATGGCGACATGGTCGCCTGGGCCAAGGCGACGGGCGGCGACATGGCGAAAGCGGCGCTCGACGCCGGCCTCGCCGACAAGATCGGGACGCGCGAGGAGTGGGGCGCGCATGTCGCCGAGGTCGCCGGCAAGGACGAATGGGACGACAGCCCCGGCGCCTTCGCCAACACCGATTACGATACGTGGCTCGCCGACATTGGGGACGGCAGCGACGGGATGCGGTCGCTGACCGGCAACAAGCCAATCGGGGTCATCACCATTGCCGGCGACATCAGCGACGGCAACGCCGGCCCGGGCGAAGCCGGCGCGGCGCGTATCGCCAAGTTGCTCGACGATGCGCTCGACGACGACCTCGCCGCTCTGGTCGTGCGGGTCGATTCGCCCGGCGGGACGATCACCGGTTCGGAAGCGATCCGCCGGGCGATCCTGCGCCAGAAGGCGAAAGGCATTCCGGTCGCGGTGTCGATGGGCTCCTATGCAGCCAGCGGCGGATATTGGGTCTCGACTCCCGCCGACCGCATCTTTGCCGAGCCGGAAACCATCACCGGTTCGATCGGCGTGTTTGGCGTGGTTCCATCGTTCGAAGGCCTGCTCGCCGACTACGGCGTCTCGACCGACGGGGTGAAGACCACGCCGCTCTCCGGCCAGCCAGACATTCTCGGCGGTCTCACGCCCGAGGCCGAGGCGATGCTGCAATCGACCGTCGAGTTCTCCTACGGCCGCTTCGTCTCGCTGGTCGCCAAGTCGCGCAAGCTGAGCCCCGAGCGGGTCGACGAGATCGCCCAGGGTCAGGTCTGGGACGGCGGCACGGCGCGCCAGCTGGGTCTCGTCGACCAGTTCGGCGACCTCGACACGGCGCTCGAATGGGCGGCAAAGAAGGCCGGCCTCAAGGACGGCGCATGGCACGCGCGCTACCTCTCGGCCCCGCCGAGCCCGTTCGACGCTTTCGTCGCCGGCCTGATGAGAGGCGGCGGGACCTCGCAAGCCGCCCTACCGCGCGACATCTTCGGGTATCTCGCAGGCCAGCAGGCCGGGCTCGACCGCCGGATGTTCGGCGACCTCGCCACGCTGGTGAGCATGCGCGGACTGCAGGCGCGCTGCCTCGAATGCCCGGTGGCTGCTGCCGACGAACGCCCCCGCGCGGTGACGGCACAGGCGCGCTCGCTGCTCGCCAGGCTGCTGCTCGACTGA
- a CDS encoding sulfotransferase family protein, with translation MTNPPRRTRFIAGLNAAMRMARRAGIAERPVLDREPLMQRVSDETGLADFGDAWFHEPYDRLVASLHSEAQLNAAGEWAAMKQFEKMLRDRLWAEQWFARHPEILERRLPHPVIVVGPMRSGTTRLHRLLSRDRRFNHMRSFETISPVPRPDFEPGMPDPRVSLARRIMGVARLANPRTLTIHPTGPMQPEEELGLLVNSFWGMKNEAQWFVPGYGRWCERHDATGAYRQMARLLKLVGWSQQVSSLRPWILKTPQHMLDLPALMKVFPDARLIFTHRDPLAIVGSAASLAWNQTIIYSDHADPRRIGEEWLRKTRLQIERMRAARDAIPRQRMIDVHFDDMERDWRGEMARVYRFLGLDMARALQGMERYQRQTRKLKRRPHVYSLEAFGLTPGRVREELGDYVETYGIAREERQAAG, from the coding sequence ATGACCAATCCTCCGCGGCGCACGCGCTTCATTGCTGGCCTGAACGCCGCCATGCGCATGGCTCGCCGCGCCGGTATCGCCGAACGCCCGGTGCTTGACCGCGAGCCGCTAATGCAGCGGGTCAGCGATGAAACCGGGCTCGCCGACTTCGGCGACGCCTGGTTCCACGAGCCTTACGACCGCCTCGTCGCATCGCTGCATTCCGAGGCCCAGCTCAATGCCGCCGGCGAATGGGCCGCGATGAAACAGTTCGAGAAGATGCTGCGCGACCGGTTGTGGGCCGAGCAATGGTTCGCCCGCCACCCCGAGATCCTTGAGCGCCGCCTGCCGCACCCGGTGATCGTCGTCGGCCCGATGCGCTCGGGCACGACGCGCCTGCACCGCCTGCTTTCGCGCGACCGGCGCTTCAACCACATGCGCAGCTTCGAGACGATCAGCCCCGTCCCGCGTCCGGACTTCGAACCGGGGATGCCCGATCCGCGCGTCAGCCTCGCACGGCGGATCATGGGGGTGGCGCGGCTGGCCAACCCGCGAACGCTGACCATTCACCCGACCGGGCCTATGCAGCCCGAAGAAGAGCTCGGTCTGCTGGTAAACAGCTTCTGGGGGATGAAGAACGAGGCGCAGTGGTTCGTGCCCGGCTATGGCCGCTGGTGCGAGCGGCACGACGCGACCGGGGCCTATCGCCAGATGGCGCGGCTCCTCAAGCTGGTCGGCTGGTCGCAGCAGGTCTCCAGCCTGCGGCCGTGGATTCTCAAGACCCCGCAGCACATGCTCGACCTGCCGGCGCTGATGAAGGTCTTTCCCGATGCGCGGCTGATCTTCACCCACCGCGACCCGCTGGCGATCGTCGGCAGCGCCGCCTCGCTCGCCTGGAACCAGACGATCATCTACTCGGATCACGCCGACCCGCGCCGCATCGGCGAGGAATGGCTGCGCAAGACCCGGCTGCAGATAGAGCGCATGCGCGCGGCGCGCGATGCCATCCCGCGCCAGCGCATGATCGACGTGCACTTCGACGACATGGAGCGCGATTGGCGCGGCGAAATGGCGCGGGTCTACCGATTTCTCGGCCTCGACATGGCGCGTGCGCTCCAGGGCATGGAACGCTACCAGCGGCAGACCCGCAAGCTGAAGCGCCGCCCCCACGTCTACAGCCTCGAGGCGTTCGGCCTGACCCCGGGCCGCGTACGCGAGGAACTGGGCGATTATGTGGAAACCTACGGCATCGCGCGCGAGGAGAGGCAGGCCGCGGGCTAA
- a CDS encoding aspartate carbamoyltransferase catalytic subunit has product MTSSDDTSHAGRYPAGGRAFPHRHLLGIGHLETHEILYLLDEAEQWVRLNRLPQKHSDRLAGLTIINAFFENSTRTLLSFEIAGKRLGADVVNMHAAQSSVKKGETLIDTAVTLNAMRADAIVIRHGSSGAVALIAERVGCPVLNAGDGQHEHPTQALLDALALRHKLAEQGRPSSDGMMNGLVVTICGDVLHSRVARSNILCLQALGAKVRACAPPALMPAGIEAMGAEPFHDFEAALSGADVVMMLRLQNERMSGQFIPSPREYRHLYGLTLERLRRCAPEAIVMHPGPMNRGVEIDSDVAELAGQSIITDQVEMGVAIRMACLDVLTRRERGVPGWGEGAWV; this is encoded by the coding sequence ATGACATCGTCGGACGACACTTCACACGCGGGCCGCTATCCGGCCGGCGGGCGGGCCTTCCCGCACCGCCATCTGCTCGGCATCGGGCACCTTGAAACGCACGAGATCCTCTACCTGCTCGACGAAGCCGAGCAGTGGGTGCGATTGAACCGTCTCCCGCAAAAGCACTCGGACCGGCTCGCCGGCCTCACGATCATCAACGCCTTCTTCGAAAACTCGACCCGCACGCTGCTCAGTTTCGAAATCGCCGGCAAGCGGCTCGGCGCCGACGTCGTCAACATGCACGCCGCGCAGTCGAGCGTGAAGAAGGGCGAGACGCTGATCGATACTGCGGTGACGCTCAACGCCATGCGCGCCGATGCCATCGTCATCCGCCATGGCTCGAGCGGCGCGGTGGCGCTGATCGCCGAGCGGGTCGGCTGTCCGGTGCTCAACGCCGGCGACGGCCAGCACGAACACCCGACGCAGGCGCTGCTCGATGCGCTCGCGCTGCGCCACAAGCTGGCCGAGCAGGGCCGGCCGAGCAGCGACGGGATGATGAACGGCCTCGTCGTGACGATCTGCGGCGACGTCCTGCACAGCCGCGTAGCGCGCTCCAACATCCTGTGCCTGCAGGCGCTGGGCGCGAAGGTTCGCGCCTGCGCCCCGCCGGCGCTGATGCCTGCGGGGATCGAGGCGATGGGTGCCGAACCGTTCCACGATTTCGAGGCGGCGCTCAGCGGGGCCGACGTGGTGATGATGCTGCGGCTGCAGAACGAGCGGATGAGCGGCCAATTCATTCCGAGCCCACGCGAATATCGCCACCTCTACGGGCTGACGCTCGAGAGACTTCGGCGCTGCGCTCCGGAAGCCATCGTCATGCACCCCGGACCGATGAATCGCGGGGTCGAGATCGACAGCGACGTGGCCGAACTCGCCGGACAGTCGATCATCACCGACCAGGTCGAGATGGGCGTCGCCATCCGCATGGCCTGCCTCGACGTGTTGACCCGGCGCGAACGCGGCGTGCCCGGCTGGGGCGAGGGGGCGTGGGTATGA